One part of the Marinobacter sp. MDS2 genome encodes these proteins:
- a CDS encoding VanZ family protein, whose translation MRRFRQTLHFLLHQTRLWQAVLFLSLAAILYLATTSQSYPIPSSDNDKINHFIAFAELTIVTRLAWPRLAFYWYVPALLGFGFVLEAIQATLPYRDFSLADVLADALGIAIGILPWPGIRRAGATT comes from the coding sequence ATGCGTCGTTTTCGACAAACCCTTCACTTTCTCTTACACCAAACCCGGCTCTGGCAAGCCGTGCTCTTCCTTTCCCTCGCGGCTATTTTGTATCTGGCGACCACCAGTCAGAGCTACCCCATCCCGTCGTCAGACAACGACAAGATCAATCACTTCATCGCCTTTGCCGAGCTGACCATCGTCACCCGGCTGGCCTGGCCACGCCTCGCTTTTTACTGGTATGTGCCGGCCTTGCTGGGCTTTGGTTTCGTTCTGGAAGCCATCCAGGCAACGCTGCCCTATCGGGATTTTTCTTTGGCAGATGTATTGGCCGATGCACTGGGCATTGCCATCGGCATACTGCCCTGGCCGGGCATTCGGCGCGCCGGGGCAACTACGTAA
- the cysZ gene encoding sulfate transporter CysZ yields the protein MLKGNFFRGLGYLGEGFRLIRQPGLRLFVIIPLVINVLLFGLLFYFLAELFAVMIAGAMAWLPDWAWLQALDWLFWLLYGVVILLMLAYGFVIIANLIGSPFYGYLSELTEKHLTGQEVSTEGSWAAIIKDIPRALWREVQKIAYYLPRALGLFIIGLIPVVNLAAAVLWFLFNSWMMALQYVDFPADNHKVSFPKLRKDLAASRLSALGFGLPVALAAMVPILNLIVVPAAVCGATAYWVRENDSKHQ from the coding sequence ATGCTCAAGGGAAACTTTTTTCGAGGACTGGGCTACCTGGGAGAGGGGTTCAGGCTGATTCGCCAACCCGGCCTTCGGCTGTTCGTGATCATTCCACTTGTGATCAACGTCCTGTTGTTCGGACTTTTGTTTTACTTCCTGGCTGAGTTGTTCGCGGTCATGATCGCCGGCGCCATGGCGTGGCTGCCGGACTGGGCCTGGCTGCAAGCCTTGGACTGGCTGTTTTGGCTACTGTATGGCGTGGTGATCTTGCTGATGCTGGCCTACGGCTTTGTCATCATCGCCAACCTGATTGGCTCGCCCTTCTATGGCTATCTGTCCGAATTAACGGAAAAGCACCTTACCGGCCAGGAGGTCAGTACCGAGGGGAGCTGGGCGGCCATTATTAAAGACATTCCCCGGGCGCTCTGGCGCGAAGTGCAGAAGATCGCCTATTACCTGCCACGGGCGTTGGGTTTGTTCATTATTGGCCTGATTCCTGTCGTCAATTTGGCAGCGGCCGTGCTCTGGTTCCTGTTTAACAGCTGGATGATGGCTCTGCAGTACGTGGATTTCCCTGCCGACAACCACAAGGTCAGTTTCCCCAAACTGCGCAAAGACCTCGCGGCCAGCCGATTGTCGGCTCTGGGGTTTGGTTTGCCGGTCGCTCTGGCCGCCATGGTACCCATCCTGAACCTGATTGTGGTCCCGGCCGCTGTGTGCGGTGCAACCGCTTATTGGGTTCGCGAAAACGATTCTAAACATCAGTAA
- a CDS encoding methyltransferase produces the protein MTPEHLNQHLRKTLSRGRVAESAPAGCPSMPLYLFDPLVLEGPLSHDEAQAVVAEPAYWSFCWASGQVLAQWILDHPELVRGKTVLDFGSGSGVVAVAAARAGAACSIACDIDPAALDAAAANARLNGVNVELCDDWANRPKDLDLITAADVLYDPENRPLLAAFQAAAKQVLLADSRVKDLGNAAYVRQGMVEARTWPDLNEFEEFNKVRIYLAEGGE, from the coding sequence ATGACGCCAGAACATCTTAATCAGCACCTTCGTAAGACCTTGAGTCGAGGGCGCGTCGCCGAATCGGCACCCGCGGGCTGCCCGAGTATGCCGCTTTATTTGTTTGATCCATTGGTCCTGGAAGGTCCGCTCAGTCATGACGAAGCGCAAGCGGTGGTTGCCGAGCCCGCCTATTGGTCGTTCTGTTGGGCCAGCGGACAGGTGCTGGCACAGTGGATTCTGGATCACCCGGAGTTGGTCCGGGGCAAAACGGTGCTGGATTTCGGGTCCGGATCGGGGGTGGTGGCGGTTGCGGCGGCCCGGGCGGGAGCCGCCTGCTCGATCGCCTGCGATATTGATCCGGCAGCACTGGATGCGGCAGCCGCGAACGCACGGCTGAACGGTGTGAATGTGGAGCTGTGTGACGATTGGGCAAACCGGCCGAAGGATCTGGATTTGATTACTGCGGCCGATGTGCTTTACGACCCTGAAAACCGGCCGCTCTTGGCCGCCTTTCAAGCCGCGGCGAAACAGGTCCTGCTGGCGGATTCCCGGGTTAAGGATTTAGGCAATGCGGCCTATGTGCGCCAAGGCATGGTTGAGGCACGAACCTGGCCAGACCTGAACGAATTCGAAGAGTTTAATAAGGTTCGAATTTATCTGGCAGAGGGTGGGGAGTAG
- the rapA gene encoding RNA polymerase-associated protein RapA, with protein sequence METSEFAIGQRWVSHSDTALGLGIVTDISGRRVTLGFPAADEERTYAIDNAPLSRIVFQLGEDIETFDGSKYTVRAVEEVGGILMYHADDGEQTVQVSEVKLAGSVNFSAPHQRLFAGQFDRNGAFRLRVSTLEHQDRLRASAAQGLIGARTQHLPHQLYIAHEVARRHAPRVLLADEVGLGKTIEAGLILHYQLHTGRARRALIVVPDSLMHQWLVEMLRRFNLRFSIVDQGRYDDIKAQEDDVDALVNHIFGDDDDGENPFESDQLVLCSLDFLVNSEKARNHALAAGWDLMVVDEAHHLAWAPEQASPEYNVVEELSAASKGLLLLTATPEQVGIASHFARLRLLDPARFHDLETFRAEEQQYEAINSVVRRLQATPDQIAEEDQAALQSWLGDELTELLTQDDAHQAIIDALLDRHGTGRVLFRNTRAAIKGFPERQPLPEPLPCPELYEQARYGDVGLAPEQTAAEEKWLAEDPRVAWLEKKLASLRPAKVVVICARADTAMALESYLQLRAGIRSAAFHEHLSLVERDRAAAYFADTEQGAQALICSEIGSEGRNFQFAHHLVLFDLPANADLLEQRIGRLDRIGQTEAIKIHIPYLQGTSQEVQYSWFQEGLNAFAESCAVGVAVHEHVSSDWQKALDGDQAALEPLLAASADETERLKTLLHNGRDALIELNSCRRDEAEALIAEIEKEEGSAQVRDYMVQAFDILGVDIEDHSEHADVLKPGEQYQSGHVSELPEDGLTVTWEREQALQREDMAFMSWEHPMVTGVMDSVTSSGLGKAALANLSVKALPPGTLLLEAVFAVHCPAPESLQLTRYLPVSPLRLVVDVNGRDLSKALPHDRLNELCSNIRRRTAQAIVPKIRAEVETMVDHAERLSDPHLEPLKEQALAQVGAGFEPEIRRLEALKKVNPAIRDEEIDFLRDQLAAAREAVGHASLALEGIRVIVTS encoded by the coding sequence TTGGAAACATCGGAATTTGCCATCGGCCAGCGTTGGGTCAGCCACAGTGATACGGCATTGGGATTGGGTATTGTTACTGATATCTCCGGTCGTCGAGTCACCCTGGGATTTCCTGCGGCCGATGAGGAACGCACATACGCCATCGATAATGCACCTTTGTCCAGAATTGTGTTTCAGCTGGGCGAGGACATAGAAACCTTTGATGGCAGCAAATATACCGTGCGAGCCGTAGAAGAAGTCGGCGGCATTCTGATGTACCACGCTGATGACGGCGAACAGACCGTGCAGGTTTCTGAAGTAAAATTGGCGGGATCGGTGAATTTTTCGGCGCCCCACCAGCGTTTGTTTGCCGGCCAGTTTGATCGCAATGGCGCCTTCCGTTTGCGTGTGTCCACGCTTGAACACCAAGACCGGCTTCGTGCGTCTGCCGCGCAAGGGCTGATTGGTGCCCGCACCCAGCACCTGCCTCACCAGCTGTACATCGCCCATGAAGTGGCGCGTCGCCACGCGCCACGCGTGTTGCTGGCAGACGAAGTGGGGCTGGGTAAAACCATCGAGGCCGGCCTCATTCTGCACTACCAGTTGCATACCGGTCGGGCGCGCCGAGCATTGATTGTGGTACCCGACTCGCTCATGCACCAGTGGCTGGTTGAGATGCTGCGCCGGTTCAATCTGAGATTCTCGATTGTCGATCAAGGCCGCTACGACGACATCAAGGCCCAGGAAGACGATGTGGATGCGTTGGTAAACCACATCTTTGGTGATGACGATGATGGCGAAAATCCGTTCGAATCAGACCAGTTGGTTCTGTGCAGTCTGGATTTTCTGGTGAACAGCGAAAAAGCCCGCAACCACGCCTTGGCCGCGGGCTGGGATTTGATGGTGGTGGACGAAGCCCATCACCTGGCGTGGGCACCAGAACAAGCAAGCCCGGAATACAACGTGGTTGAGGAACTGTCTGCAGCCAGTAAAGGCCTGTTGCTGTTGACCGCAACCCCGGAACAGGTGGGCATCGCCAGCCATTTTGCCCGTTTGCGCTTGCTGGACCCGGCCCGTTTCCACGATTTGGAAACGTTCCGTGCGGAAGAGCAACAGTACGAAGCCATCAATTCGGTGGTGCGCCGGCTGCAGGCAACGCCGGATCAAATCGCGGAAGAAGATCAAGCCGCGCTGCAGAGCTGGTTGGGCGACGAACTGACCGAGTTACTGACGCAAGACGATGCGCACCAAGCCATTATCGACGCCCTGTTAGACCGTCACGGAACCGGGCGAGTCTTGTTCCGAAATACCCGCGCCGCCATTAAAGGTTTCCCGGAGCGCCAGCCGCTGCCGGAGCCTCTGCCGTGTCCCGAACTCTACGAGCAGGCCCGGTACGGAGATGTGGGTCTGGCACCCGAACAAACCGCGGCGGAAGAGAAGTGGCTGGCGGAAGACCCCCGGGTGGCTTGGTTGGAGAAAAAACTGGCCAGTCTGCGACCGGCAAAAGTGGTTGTCATCTGTGCCCGCGCCGATACGGCCATGGCACTCGAGAGTTATTTGCAGTTAAGGGCGGGTATTCGCAGTGCCGCCTTCCACGAACATCTGAGTCTGGTTGAGCGGGATCGTGCTGCGGCGTATTTTGCCGACACCGAGCAGGGCGCTCAGGCGTTGATCTGTTCGGAAATCGGCAGTGAAGGCCGCAACTTCCAGTTTGCCCATCACCTGGTGTTGTTTGACCTGCCGGCGAATGCCGATTTGCTGGAGCAGCGGATTGGTCGTTTGGACCGGATTGGGCAGACCGAGGCCATCAAAATCCATATACCCTACCTGCAGGGTACCAGTCAGGAAGTTCAGTACAGTTGGTTCCAGGAAGGTTTGAATGCTTTCGCGGAAAGCTGTGCCGTAGGCGTTGCGGTGCATGAGCACGTCAGTAGCGATTGGCAGAAGGCCCTCGACGGAGACCAGGCGGCACTGGAGCCATTGCTGGCGGCCAGCGCCGACGAAACCGAGCGCTTGAAAACTCTGTTGCATAACGGGCGGGATGCACTGATCGAATTAAATTCCTGCCGCCGGGATGAGGCAGAAGCCCTGATCGCCGAGATCGAGAAAGAAGAAGGTTCGGCTCAGGTGCGCGATTACATGGTGCAGGCTTTCGATATATTGGGTGTCGATATCGAAGACCACAGCGAACACGCCGACGTACTTAAGCCTGGCGAGCAGTATCAGTCTGGCCACGTCTCCGAGCTGCCGGAAGACGGGCTGACGGTGACCTGGGAGCGTGAACAGGCGCTGCAGCGTGAAGATATGGCGTTCATGAGTTGGGAGCACCCGATGGTAACGGGCGTGATGGACTCGGTGACCAGTTCGGGCTTGGGTAAGGCCGCGCTGGCCAATCTGTCAGTCAAAGCGCTGCCGCCGGGAACTCTGCTATTGGAAGCCGTGTTTGCCGTGCATTGCCCGGCCCCCGAGAGCCTGCAATTGACCCGCTACCTGCCGGTGTCGCCGCTACGACTGGTGGTGGACGTCAACGGCCGTGATCTGTCGAAGGCATTGCCCCATGACCGTCTGAACGAGTTGTGCTCGAACATTCGTCGGCGCACAGCCCAGGCGATCGTGCCGAAGATCCGGGCTGAGGTGGAAACCATGGTGGATCATGCAGAACGGCTGTCTGATCCGCATCTGGAGCCCCTGAAAGAGCAGGCTCTGGCTCAGGTTGGCGCAGGTTTTGAACCGGAGATCCGGCGCTTGGAGGCGTTGAAAAAGGTCAATCCGGCAATTCGTGATGAGGAAATCGACTTCCTGCGTGACCAGTTGGCAGCAGCGCGTGAAGCGGTGGGCCATGCCAGTTTGGCGTTAGAAGGCATCCGGGTGATCGTAACATCGTGA
- the mnmH gene encoding tRNA 2-selenouridine(34) synthase MnmH has protein sequence MASRPDTDDYLNLFLNDVPLMDVRAPIEYDKGSFPGAVNAPLMNDEERHRIGICYKEKGQDKAIELGHQLVSGDLKAQRIEAWKRFVTRHPNGYLFCFRGGLRSRLTQQWIKDSGIDYPLIKGGYKALRRFLIDSLDALIEKQEFQVLSGRTGTGKTRVLLDLPNPVDLEGLANHRGSSFGRQVSPQPSQIDFENRLAVAMLKAHHNVGGPVYLEDESRLIGRCAMPERLRARMSESGLLILEQPMEERIAIIRTDYVENMMADYVARDGEEAGWLNFREYLLSALDRIRKRLGGERHQQLRSQMEQALEQQEKGSVAAHNRWIENLLNDYYDPMYDYQLSQKQGRILARGGPQEIIEYAKTHHNIWPNRA, from the coding sequence ATGGCCAGTAGACCCGATACCGATGATTACCTGAACCTGTTCCTGAACGATGTGCCGTTAATGGATGTGCGAGCACCGATTGAGTACGACAAAGGCAGCTTCCCCGGTGCCGTCAACGCGCCCCTGATGAACGACGAAGAACGTCACCGAATCGGCATCTGCTACAAAGAAAAAGGACAGGACAAGGCCATCGAGCTCGGTCACCAACTGGTTTCAGGCGACCTCAAGGCACAAAGGATCGAAGCCTGGAAACGCTTTGTCACCCGGCATCCGAACGGCTACCTGTTTTGCTTTCGTGGCGGCCTTCGCTCCCGTCTGACCCAGCAGTGGATCAAGGATTCTGGCATTGACTACCCGCTGATTAAGGGTGGCTATAAAGCGCTGCGCCGCTTCCTGATCGACAGTCTTGATGCGCTTATCGAAAAGCAAGAGTTCCAGGTTCTCAGTGGCCGCACCGGCACGGGCAAAACCCGCGTTCTGCTCGACCTGCCCAACCCTGTGGATCTTGAAGGACTGGCCAATCACCGAGGCTCCAGCTTTGGCCGACAAGTCAGCCCGCAACCGTCCCAGATCGACTTCGAGAACCGCTTAGCAGTGGCAATGCTGAAAGCCCACCATAACGTTGGCGGCCCCGTTTATCTGGAAGACGAAAGCCGACTGATTGGCCGCTGCGCTATGCCGGAGCGACTGCGAGCTCGGATGAGCGAATCCGGTTTGCTGATACTGGAGCAACCGATGGAAGAGCGCATTGCCATCATCCGGACCGATTATGTGGAAAATATGATGGCCGATTACGTCGCCCGCGACGGAGAAGAAGCCGGTTGGCTGAATTTCCGTGAGTACCTGCTTAGCGCGCTGGACCGCATCCGCAAGCGTTTGGGCGGTGAGCGGCATCAGCAATTGCGCAGCCAGATGGAACAGGCTTTGGAACAACAGGAGAAAGGGTCCGTTGCTGCACACAACCGCTGGATCGAAAACCTGCTCAACGACTACTACGACCCTATGTACGACTACCAGCTTAGCCAGAAACAAGGCCGGATACTGGCACGAGGCGGCCCCCAGGAAATCATCGAGTATGCCAAAACCCATCACAACATTTGGCCCAACCGAGCCTAA
- a CDS encoding acyl-CoA dehydrogenase, which translates to MTLILFLAALAGLLFVMRRESGAKHAIGVMLVVGVLSLFIGSGWLSLVLFVGAAITAAAGLPQFRINWLTPRVFAMFKKVAPKVSETEKVALEAGTVGWDGELFTGRPDWHNLLINRHNGLNEEEQAFVDNQCTQAISMCNAWDLAVERADLPKELWDFLKKEKFFGMIIPKEYGGLGFSAKAQTAVLQKLAANEMLMVTVGVPNSLGPGELLLKYGTEEQKKHYLPRLADGREIPCFGLTGPRAGSDATSLPDTGIVCKQEVDGKEVLGIRLNFEKRWITLAPVATVVGLAFRMFDPDGLLGDTEDHGITCALIPRDTDGMEIGRRHCPIGSPFMNGPIKGKDVFIPLDFIIGGQEMAGQGWRMLVECLSVGRCITLPSGAAGAAAYSVGTAGGFTRVRRQFNTPVAEMEGVQAPLARIASKTYIAQSAVNHTANMIDRGEKPAVPSAILKYHLTEFQRDILTDAMDVHGGKAVTLGPRNYLGIGYSGMPVSITVEGANIMTRSLMIFGQGAIRCHPYVLKELAAKDNDDLKAFDEAFFGHAGLIFGNAARAFTQAFGIGKADVPLDSASSQYAQALARFSSAFGLCADAAMSTLGGELKMRELLSARLGDMLANLYLGSMVLKNWHEGQPAEGEKELMEYSMTLLLNRTETALDEFLKNLPNRPVAMALRVITLPLGRCWAEPSDKLTRALAQAISKDTPLRNKLLAGAWTTDGEGDVPNPVAQYNHLLKDYDKAEQLYRKATKAYAKGELPMTALHPEERFEAALKAEVFTQEEAEFMREYEALVLEMLTVDDFPFDEFARNKDTLIDHNPA; encoded by the coding sequence ATGACTTTGATTCTTTTTCTGGCGGCACTAGCCGGCTTGCTGTTTGTGATGCGCCGAGAGTCGGGCGCCAAGCATGCCATTGGCGTGATGTTGGTCGTGGGCGTGCTATCCCTGTTTATCGGCTCGGGCTGGTTAAGCCTGGTGCTGTTCGTTGGTGCAGCGATCACGGCTGCGGCGGGTTTGCCTCAATTCCGTATCAACTGGCTCACCCCGCGGGTGTTTGCCATGTTCAAAAAAGTGGCGCCCAAAGTCTCGGAAACCGAAAAGGTCGCGTTGGAAGCGGGCACCGTGGGCTGGGATGGTGAGCTGTTCACCGGTCGGCCGGATTGGCACAACCTGTTGATCAATCGTCACAATGGGCTCAATGAAGAAGAACAAGCCTTCGTGGACAACCAGTGCACACAAGCCATCAGCATGTGCAATGCCTGGGATCTTGCTGTTGAGCGTGCCGATTTGCCGAAGGAACTGTGGGATTTTCTGAAGAAAGAAAAGTTCTTCGGCATGATCATCCCGAAAGAATACGGTGGTCTGGGTTTCTCAGCGAAAGCACAGACCGCGGTGCTACAGAAGTTGGCCGCGAACGAAATGTTGATGGTCACTGTCGGGGTGCCAAATTCTCTCGGCCCCGGCGAGCTGCTGTTGAAATACGGAACCGAGGAACAGAAAAAGCACTATCTGCCGCGCCTGGCCGATGGTCGCGAGATTCCTTGCTTTGGTTTGACCGGGCCTCGTGCCGGTTCGGACGCTACGTCATTGCCTGACACCGGTATCGTGTGCAAACAGGAAGTTGACGGAAAAGAAGTACTGGGTATTCGCCTCAACTTCGAGAAACGCTGGATCACTCTGGCCCCGGTGGCCACCGTAGTCGGGCTGGCGTTCCGGATGTTCGACCCTGACGGGCTGCTGGGCGACACCGAAGACCATGGTATTACCTGTGCCTTGATCCCGCGCGATACCGATGGCATGGAAATTGGCCGCCGTCATTGCCCGATCGGTTCACCGTTCATGAACGGGCCGATTAAAGGCAAAGACGTCTTCATTCCGCTGGATTTCATCATCGGTGGTCAGGAAATGGCAGGCCAGGGCTGGCGTATGCTGGTTGAATGTCTGTCGGTTGGCCGCTGTATTACGCTGCCGTCCGGTGCTGCCGGTGCAGCTGCGTACTCGGTGGGTACGGCGGGTGGCTTTACCCGCGTTCGCCGCCAGTTCAATACCCCGGTGGCTGAAATGGAAGGTGTGCAGGCACCTCTGGCGCGAATTGCCAGCAAGACCTACATTGCCCAGTCGGCGGTTAATCACACGGCGAACATGATTGATAGGGGTGAGAAACCGGCGGTGCCGTCTGCCATCCTGAAGTATCACCTGACCGAGTTCCAGCGTGACATTCTGACCGACGCCATGGACGTGCACGGTGGTAAAGCGGTCACATTGGGGCCCCGCAACTATCTGGGCATTGGCTACAGCGGCATGCCGGTATCGATCACGGTGGAGGGGGCCAACATCATGACCCGCAGCCTGATGATCTTCGGGCAGGGTGCCATTCGTTGCCATCCATACGTATTGAAAGAGCTGGCCGCCAAAGACAACGACGACCTGAAAGCCTTCGACGAAGCCTTCTTTGGCCATGCCGGGCTGATCTTCGGCAACGCCGCGCGGGCCTTTACTCAGGCCTTTGGTATCGGTAAAGCGGACGTGCCCCTCGACAGTGCGTCCAGCCAATACGCGCAGGCGTTGGCCCGCTTCAGTTCTGCGTTTGGCCTGTGTGCCGATGCGGCTATGTCCACGTTGGGTGGCGAGCTGAAGATGCGTGAGCTGCTGTCTGCTCGTTTGGGCGATATGCTGGCGAATCTGTATTTGGGCTCCATGGTGCTGAAGAACTGGCACGAAGGACAGCCGGCTGAAGGCGAGAAAGAGCTGATGGAATACAGCATGACCTTGCTGTTGAACCGCACCGAAACGGCGCTCGACGAGTTCCTCAAGAATTTGCCGAACCGTCCGGTGGCCATGGCACTGCGGGTTATCACCTTACCGCTTGGCCGTTGCTGGGCAGAACCCAGCGACAAGTTGACCCGGGCGCTGGCCCAGGCCATCTCCAAAGATACGCCGCTGCGCAATAAGTTGCTGGCCGGTGCCTGGACCACTGACGGTGAAGGCGATGTTCCGAATCCGGTGGCCCAGTACAACCATCTGCTGAAGGACTACGACAAGGCGGAACAGTTGTATCGGAAGGCTACCAAAGCCTACGCCAAGGGCGAACTGCCGATGACCGCCCTGCATCCGGAAGAGCGGTTCGAGGCGGCTCTCAAGGCCGAGGTGTTCACTCAGGAAGAGGCCGAGTTCATGCGTGAGTATGAAGCCTTGGTACTTGAAATGCTGACCGTGGACGACTTCCCGTTTGATGAGTTTGCCCGAAACAAGGACACGCTTATCGACCACAACCCGGCTTGA
- a CDS encoding aminoacyl-tRNA deacylase: MPVQQLKDFLDQSGTEYMCLNHPPAFTAQELAHHVQIAGDKVAKTVILELDGKMAMLVMPATWRIRWDSLSRILDTDFVDLADEQAFQDRFPDCEVGAMPPFGNLFDMTVYCAEALTEQEDLAFAAGSHTETLHMKTRDFLNLVQPLVLTRGFKKPGTQKPAWMLKGRQQSTEPSRQRVTGMTG; the protein is encoded by the coding sequence ATGCCAGTACAACAGCTTAAAGATTTCCTGGACCAATCCGGCACCGAATACATGTGCCTCAACCACCCTCCCGCCTTCACCGCACAGGAACTTGCTCACCACGTCCAGATCGCCGGTGACAAAGTGGCCAAAACCGTCATTCTGGAACTCGATGGCAAAATGGCCATGCTGGTGATGCCGGCCACCTGGCGCATTCGATGGGACAGTCTGTCCAGAATTCTCGATACGGACTTCGTGGATCTCGCCGACGAACAGGCCTTTCAGGATCGTTTCCCGGACTGTGAAGTGGGTGCCATGCCGCCTTTTGGCAACCTTTTCGACATGACCGTCTACTGCGCTGAAGCACTGACCGAACAGGAAGACTTGGCGTTCGCCGCCGGCAGCCATACTGAAACCCTGCACATGAAGACCAGAGACTTTCTCAACCTTGTGCAGCCTTTGGTGCTGACTCGCGGTTTCAAAAAACCGGGCACACAAAAACCAGCGTGGATGTTAAAGGGGCGCCAGCAATCCACCGAGCCCTCACGCCAGCGGGTAACCGGCATGACCGGTTGA
- a CDS encoding mechanosensitive ion channel family protein, with protein sequence MEELFSDSGKASELLEQGIAMVMTYAPKVLLAIVTLIIGLWLINRFVSVLDNKLGQKDPTLNKFLCALIGALLKILLLISVASMIGIATTSFIAIIGAAGLAVGLALQGSLANFAGGVLILIFKPFKVGDVIEAQGFLGSVREISILYTIVDTFDNRRVVIPNGDLSNSSLTNMSVYETRRCDMTFGIGYDDDIDKAKAICKRLIEEDERALKDPEPMVVVGGLGDSSVDLKVRAWTSSADLWPFYWDMQERVKKAFDAEGISIPFPQRDVHMIKAD encoded by the coding sequence ATGGAAGAGCTATTCAGCGATAGCGGCAAAGCTTCCGAATTACTGGAGCAAGGCATCGCAATGGTCATGACCTATGCGCCTAAAGTGCTGCTGGCCATTGTCACTCTGATCATCGGCCTGTGGTTGATCAATCGTTTTGTGTCGGTACTGGACAACAAACTGGGCCAAAAAGACCCCACCCTGAACAAATTCCTGTGTGCCCTGATCGGTGCGCTGCTCAAGATTCTGTTGCTGATCTCCGTTGCCTCGATGATCGGCATTGCCACCACCTCCTTCATCGCGATTATCGGTGCCGCCGGTCTGGCTGTCGGCCTCGCATTGCAAGGCAGCCTGGCCAACTTTGCCGGTGGCGTACTGATCCTGATTTTCAAACCTTTCAAGGTGGGCGATGTCATCGAAGCCCAGGGTTTCCTCGGTTCAGTGCGCGAAATCAGCATTCTTTATACCATTGTTGACACCTTCGATAACCGCCGTGTGGTAATCCCCAACGGCGACCTGTCCAACTCCAGCCTGACCAACATGAGCGTCTACGAAACCAGACGCTGCGATATGACATTCGGTATCGGTTACGACGACGACATCGACAAAGCGAAAGCCATTTGCAAGCGATTGATTGAAGAAGACGAACGTGCCCTGAAAGATCCGGAACCGATGGTCGTCGTCGGCGGACTGGGCGACAGCTCTGTTGACCTGAAGGTTCGTGCCTGGACCAGTTCTGCGGATCTGTGGCCGTTCTACTGGGACATGCAGGAACGTGTGAAGAAGGCGTTCGATGCGGAAGGTATTTCTATTCCGTTCCCTCAGCGCGACGTGCATATGATCAAAGCCGATTAA